Part of the Pseudomonas sp. ADAK13 genome is shown below.
ACATGTCCATCGAAGCCGGTGCCCGTGTGGGCATGGTGGCGGCGGACGAAAAGACCATTGCCTACGTCAAGGGCCGTCCTTTCGCACCCACCGGTGCCGATTGGGACGCGGCGGTTGAAGCCTGGAAAGACCTGGTTTCCGACGCCGATGCGGTATTTGACACGGTGGTTGAACTCGACGCGACCCAGATCAAGCCGCAAGTCAGCTGGGGCACCTCGCCGGAAATGGTGTTGGCCGTTGATCAACACGTGCCGGACCCGGCCAAGGAAACCGACCTGGTCAAACGTGGCTCCATCGAGCGCGCCTTGAAGTACATGGGCCTGAAAGCCAACCAGGCGATCACCGACATTCAGTTGGACCGTGTATTCATCGGCTCCTGCACCAACTCGCGGATCGAAGACTTGCGCGCTGCGGCGGTGATCGCCAAGGGCCGCAAGGTTGCTTCGACCATCAAGCAGGCGATCGTGGTGCCAGGTTCGGGTCTGGTCAAAGCCCAGGCCGAGGCTGAAGGCCTGGACAAGATCTTCCTCGAAGCCGGTTTTGAATGGCGCGAGCCGGGCTGCTCGATGTGCCTGGCGATGAACCCGGACCGTTTGGAGTCGGGCGAACATTGCGCGTCTACCTCCAACCGTAACTTCGAAGGGCGTCAGGGCGCCGGTGGCCGTACCCACCTCGTTAGCCCGGCCATGGCCGCCGCCGCTGCCGTCAACGGTCGTTTCATCGACGTTCGCGAATTGATCTGAGGAATACCCGATGAGAGCTTTTACCCAACACACCGGTTTAGTCGCGCCGTTGGACCGTGCCAACGTGGACACCGACCAGATCATTCCGAAGCAGTTCTTGAAGTCGATCAAGCGCACCGGTTTTGGCCCGAACCTGTTCGACGAGTGGCGCTACCTGGACGTGGGCTACGCCTACCAGGACAACTCCAAGCGCCCGTTGAACAAGGACTTTGTACTCAACGCCGAGCGCTACCAGGGCGCCAGTGTGTTACTGGCCCGGGAAAACTTCGGTTGCGGCTCCAGCCGTGAGCACGCGCCGTGGGCCCTGGAAGAATATGGCTTTCGCAGCATCATCGCGCCGAGTTACGCCGACATCTTCTTCAACAACAGCTTCAAGAACGGCTTGCTGCCGATCATCTTGAGCGATGCCGAAGTGGATGAGTTGTTCCAGCAAGTGGAAGCCGATGTGGGCTACCAATTGACCATCGACCTGGCGGCACAGACCGTGACCCGTCCGGACGGCAAGGTGTACCACTTTGAAGTGGACGCCTTCCGCAAGCACTGCCTGATCAATGGCCTGGACGACATCGGCCTGACCTTGCAGGACGGCGATGCGATTGCAGCGTTTGAAACAAAGCACCGGGCCAGCCAGCCGTGGTTGTTTCGCGACGCTTGATTTGAGGTAGGCCGTGCGGGCCCATCGTGGGCAAGCCCGCTCCCACTTTTTGATCGTGAACTCGGTCAACTGTGGGAGCTGGCTTGCCTGCGATAGCGCCCGTACAAACACCCCAAAACCCAAGGAAAATCACCATGACCAGCACCGTCCACACTCAAGTCGTGCAAAAGCAATTCGGCGAACAGGCCTCGGCCTACCTGAGCAGCGCAGTTCACGCTCAAGGCACCGAGTTCGCGCTGCTCCAGGCCGAACTGGCCGGGCAAGGCGCTGCGCGACTGCTGGACCTGGGGTGCGGCGCCGGTCATGTGAGCTTCAACGTGGCACCGCTGGTTAAAGAAGTGGTGGCCTACGACCTGTCCCAGCAAATGCTCGATGTGGTCGCCGCAGCTGCCGTGGACCGTGGGCTGGACAATATTCGCACCGTGCACGGCGCCGCCGAGCGCCTGCCGTTTGCCGACGGTGAATTCGACTTCGTGTTCAGCCGCTACTCGGCCCACCACTGGAGCGACCTTGGCCTGGCCCTGCGTGAAGTGCGCCGGGTGCTCAAGCCGGGCGGCGTGGCAGCGTTTATTGACGTCTTGTCACCGGGCGGCCCGCTGTTGGACACTTACCTGCAAACCGTCGAAGTGCTGCGCGACACCAGCCACGTGCGCGATTATTCCGCCGGCGAGTGGATGCACCAGCTCAGCGAAGCCGGTTTGCATGTGCGTAACAGCAGCCGCCAGCGCCTGCGCCTGGAATACACCTCGTGGGTTGAGCGCATGCGTACGCCAGAGGTCTTGCGTGCTGCGATCCTGGCGCTGCAAAAGGCGATGGGCCAGGAAGTGCGTGATTATTTCGAGATTCAAGCCGACGGCACCTTCAGCACCGACGTGCTGGTGGTGTGGGCCGAACGCTGATTAATTTTTCCCGACCTGCCCGCGGGCAGGTCGCTTGATGAAATGAGGAACGCATGAGCAAGCAGATTCTGATTCTCCCTGGCGACGGCATTGGTCCGGAAA
Proteins encoded:
- the leuC gene encoding 3-isopropylmalate dehydratase large subunit — its product is MAGKTLYDKLWDSHEVKRRDDGSSLIYIDRHIIHEVTSPQAFEGLRLAGRKPWRVDSIIATPDHNVPTTPERKGGIDAIVDTVSRLQVQTLDDYCDEYGITEFKMNDVRQGIVHVIGPEQGATLPGMTVVCGDSHTSTHGAFGALAHGIGTSEVEHVFATQCLVAKKMKNMLVSVEGELPFGVTAKDIVLAVIGKIGTAGGNGHAIEFAGSAIRDLSIEGRMTICNMSIEAGARVGMVAADEKTIAYVKGRPFAPTGADWDAAVEAWKDLVSDADAVFDTVVELDATQIKPQVSWGTSPEMVLAVDQHVPDPAKETDLVKRGSIERALKYMGLKANQAITDIQLDRVFIGSCTNSRIEDLRAAAVIAKGRKVASTIKQAIVVPGSGLVKAQAEAEGLDKIFLEAGFEWREPGCSMCLAMNPDRLESGEHCASTSNRNFEGRQGAGGRTHLVSPAMAAAAAVNGRFIDVRELI
- the leuD gene encoding 3-isopropylmalate dehydratase small subunit; the encoded protein is MRAFTQHTGLVAPLDRANVDTDQIIPKQFLKSIKRTGFGPNLFDEWRYLDVGYAYQDNSKRPLNKDFVLNAERYQGASVLLARENFGCGSSREHAPWALEEYGFRSIIAPSYADIFFNNSFKNGLLPIILSDAEVDELFQQVEADVGYQLTIDLAAQTVTRPDGKVYHFEVDAFRKHCLINGLDDIGLTLQDGDAIAAFETKHRASQPWLFRDA
- a CDS encoding class I SAM-dependent methyltransferase; the encoded protein is MTSTVHTQVVQKQFGEQASAYLSSAVHAQGTEFALLQAELAGQGAARLLDLGCGAGHVSFNVAPLVKEVVAYDLSQQMLDVVAAAAVDRGLDNIRTVHGAAERLPFADGEFDFVFSRYSAHHWSDLGLALREVRRVLKPGGVAAFIDVLSPGGPLLDTYLQTVEVLRDTSHVRDYSAGEWMHQLSEAGLHVRNSSRQRLRLEYTSWVERMRTPEVLRAAILALQKAMGQEVRDYFEIQADGTFSTDVLVVWAER